One region of Streptomyces rishiriensis genomic DNA includes:
- a CDS encoding sensor histidine kinase: protein MSAVTTNSRMQPGDVPILTHQALIYGTDEDFLAATVPFCLDGLAQDDAVLAVTTPRNIDLLRQQLGDAAGHVEFVRSDQWYDAPGRTLAAYHRYVGQRTGDTGRHRQVRVIGEPVWHGRDALETAEWTRYEAVINVAFADCPAWIVCPYDTRTLPSPLVADARRTHPEMVTGPAAEPSPHYADPKQDGFWERELAPASRDTQEHGMRFDADLTPVRAFVAASATSLGMSQSAADRLVFAANEVATNAVQHGGGSGHLALWRSAGRIVCDITDARPGATDWFLGYLPPDPGQRHGHGLWAVRQLCDLMEVRPQHSGMGTTVRLHLNLT, encoded by the coding sequence ATGAGCGCCGTCACGACCAACTCCCGCATGCAGCCCGGGGACGTTCCGATCCTGACCCATCAAGCCCTGATCTACGGCACCGACGAGGACTTCCTTGCCGCGACCGTGCCGTTCTGCCTGGACGGCCTCGCGCAGGACGACGCGGTCCTGGCGGTCACCACCCCGCGTAACATCGACCTGCTGCGCCAGCAACTGGGCGATGCGGCCGGGCATGTGGAGTTCGTCCGGTCCGACCAGTGGTACGACGCCCCGGGCCGCACACTGGCCGCCTACCACCGTTACGTCGGCCAGCGCACCGGCGACACCGGCCGCCACCGGCAGGTGCGAGTCATCGGCGAACCCGTCTGGCACGGACGCGACGCCCTGGAGACCGCCGAATGGACCCGCTACGAAGCGGTCATCAACGTCGCGTTCGCCGACTGCCCGGCGTGGATCGTGTGCCCCTACGACACCCGGACCCTGCCTTCCCCGCTCGTCGCTGACGCCCGGCGCACGCATCCCGAAATGGTCACCGGTCCCGCTGCCGAACCCAGTCCTCACTACGCTGATCCGAAGCAGGACGGTTTCTGGGAAAGGGAACTGGCACCGGCCTCCCGGGACACCCAGGAGCACGGCATGCGGTTCGACGCTGATCTGACTCCAGTACGCGCTTTCGTGGCCGCCTCGGCCACGTCACTGGGGATGTCGCAGAGCGCGGCCGACCGGCTGGTCTTCGCCGCCAACGAGGTTGCCACCAACGCAGTCCAACACGGTGGCGGCAGCGGACACCTCGCACTCTGGCGCAGCGCAGGCCGCATCGTCTGTGACATCACCGACGCCCGCCCCGGGGCAACCGACTGGTTTCTCGGATACCTGCCACCCGACCCCGGCCAGCGGCACGGCCACGGCCTGTGGGCCGTCAGACAACTGTGCGACCTGATGGAAGTGCGACCTCAGCACTCCGGCATGGGCACCACGGTGCGTCTGCACCTCAACCTCACCTGA
- a CDS encoding PP2C family protein-serine/threonine phosphatase — MTQHAAAAALVPGRQPELVPDAGMEAARMAAVRRYDILDTPPDGAFDRVAAMAARLFDVPVATVTIVDSDRIWFKAAHGLEGVKEIGRDPGLCGSAILRDDALVIPDTLRDPVAANNPLVAGEMGVRFYAAAPITTSEGHRLGTVNVLDTKPRSISEDDTATLADLAAIVLDEMELRLSALRALRDEQKRREVERAAREQAEKDKTAIAAFASTLQRTLLPPALPVVPGLELACHYHTASVHDVGGDFYDVFPIDASRWAFFLGDVCGKGPEAATVTALTRHTLRVAAQIDPEPVTVLSTLNTTLLTDVTAGSRFCTAVFGLLAPREDGGFSVTVATGGHPPAYHLRPDDSGAVWVKTVRPKGGMLIGAFPQAHFTQTTFSLAPGEGLFLYTDGLTEARTPQGTMLGEDGLTGFLHQRTGPVTATALVEETVTLLASLPDGVGDDAALLALSVPDSDTAPDTGVAATAHTTAAPEHFGQER, encoded by the coding sequence ATGACCCAGCACGCTGCGGCGGCAGCCCTGGTGCCCGGGCGGCAGCCCGAGCTGGTCCCGGACGCGGGGATGGAAGCGGCCCGTATGGCTGCGGTACGCCGCTACGACATCCTCGACACTCCGCCCGACGGGGCGTTCGACCGGGTGGCGGCGATGGCCGCCCGCCTCTTCGATGTCCCGGTGGCCACGGTCACGATCGTGGACAGCGACCGCATCTGGTTCAAGGCCGCACACGGCCTGGAGGGCGTCAAGGAGATCGGCCGCGATCCGGGCCTGTGCGGCTCAGCGATTCTGCGCGATGACGCGCTGGTCATTCCCGACACCCTTCGTGATCCCGTGGCGGCGAACAATCCGCTGGTCGCGGGAGAGATGGGGGTGCGCTTCTACGCCGCAGCACCGATCACCACCTCCGAGGGTCACCGACTGGGCACGGTCAACGTCCTCGACACCAAGCCGCGCTCCATCAGCGAGGACGACACCGCCACACTGGCCGACCTCGCGGCGATCGTGCTGGACGAGATGGAGCTGCGGCTGTCGGCGCTGCGCGCACTACGCGATGAGCAGAAGCGGCGGGAGGTGGAACGGGCGGCCCGGGAACAGGCGGAGAAGGACAAGACCGCCATCGCCGCGTTCGCCTCCACTCTCCAGCGAACCCTGCTGCCCCCGGCGCTTCCCGTGGTGCCCGGCCTGGAGCTGGCCTGCCACTATCACACCGCCTCCGTACACGATGTGGGCGGCGACTTCTACGATGTCTTCCCCATCGACGCCAGCCGGTGGGCGTTCTTCCTCGGTGACGTGTGCGGCAAGGGCCCCGAGGCGGCGACCGTCACAGCTCTGACCCGCCACACCCTGCGCGTCGCGGCCCAGATCGACCCGGAACCGGTCACCGTCCTGAGCACACTCAATACCACCCTGCTCACCGACGTCACCGCCGGAAGCCGCTTTTGCACCGCCGTCTTCGGCCTTCTGGCACCCCGCGAGGACGGTGGCTTCAGCGTCACAGTGGCCACCGGCGGCCATCCGCCGGCCTACCACCTGCGCCCCGACGACAGCGGCGCGGTATGGGTCAAGACGGTACGCCCCAAGGGCGGCATGCTCATCGGAGCCTTCCCCCAGGCACACTTCACCCAGACCACTTTCTCCCTGGCCCCCGGGGAGGGTCTGTTCCTCTATACCGACGGGCTGACCGAAGCCCGCACTCCCCAGGGCACCATGCTCGGCGAGGACGGCCTGACCGGCTTCCTCCACCAGCGCACAGGGCCCGTGACCGCCACTGCCCTGGTCGAGGAAACCGTCACGTTGCTGGCCTCACTGCCCGACGGAGTCGGCGACGACGCGGCCCTGCTGGCCCTGTCCGTACCTGACTCCGACACCGCGCCCGACACCGGCGTCGCCGCAACCGCCCACACCACCGCCGCACCCGAACACTTCGGCCAGGAGCGATGA
- a CDS encoding STAS domain-containing protein, which yields MTHTLHLTVHCPHPGLAIATIIGDMDVRTAPTLRSGVLEIIEQGHSRLALDLAQVGFCDSAGLSAIIGIWHAAQAAGGSLSLAAVPDRLMRMLRMTGVDSLLPVHATAADVTDQPTSANR from the coding sequence GTGACCCACACACTTCACCTGACCGTTCACTGCCCCCACCCCGGCCTCGCCATCGCCACGATCATCGGAGACATGGACGTGCGGACCGCGCCCACTCTGCGCTCCGGGGTCCTGGAAATCATCGAACAAGGACACTCGCGCCTGGCCCTGGACCTGGCACAGGTCGGCTTCTGCGATTCCGCCGGTCTCAGCGCGATCATCGGCATCTGGCACGCAGCCCAGGCAGCGGGCGGCTCCCTCAGCCTCGCCGCCGTCCCCGACCGCCTGATGCGCATGCTCAGGATGACCGGTGTCGACTCACTCCTGCCCGTCCACGCCACAGCCGCCGACGTTACCGATCAGCCCACCTCCGCGAACAGGTAG
- a CDS encoding ABC transporter permease, with amino-acid sequence MGFHAFQEGRPVRRRFWAEIALGTLSGLLFLVTLIWRDWIETLFGVEPDAGSGAVEWLIVAVTALVTALCALGARTEWRRTHPAAAHASR; translated from the coding sequence ATGGGCTTCCACGCCTTCCAGGAGGGGCGGCCGGTCCGCAGGCGTTTCTGGGCGGAGATCGCCCTGGGAACCCTCTCCGGACTGCTCTTCCTCGTCACGCTCATCTGGCGCGACTGGATCGAAACGCTCTTCGGCGTCGAGCCCGACGCCGGGAGCGGAGCCGTCGAGTGGCTCATCGTGGCCGTCACGGCTCTGGTCACCGCCCTGTGCGCACTCGGCGCCCGGACGGAGTGGCGGCGAACCCACCCGGCCGCGGCGCACGCCTCGCGATAG
- a CDS encoding LamG domain-containing protein, translating to MSAQAVADEQGPSLSAGQRALAEAEESGRRVEVVTERTERTSVFANPDGFSFTLEESSIPVRVMKPGGGWQQPNATLERRDDGSVGPKAAAVRINFSGGGSSDPLVSIAERGRSLALDWPGRLPTPELNGSSAVYREVLPGVDLKVTATVEGFQHVLVVKTPHAAANKKLKQLTFGVHSTGLTVRKTPTGALAAVDAAGQTVFRAPTAQMWNSAGRAAEAEHLTTEKSTASAESATPADPAETAPSGSGLEPGQGDKVARMEVRVSDNTLSVVPDARLLSSTATSDFPLFIDPTVTWGESERTLLRSDGYESYGWGNGDDDLGKGAGHCGTWSGYYCGPGYTQRLYFEFSPASLKGKQVLDATFRVTEPWAFQCDPRWVDLVRTNNISSSTTWSSRPSELDWMGDRYVSAGRGSLCDPDSPDAPIEYNDNPEETNENLTPTVKSFAAGKFSRLTLEIRAHDESDTAAWKRFRNDAVLAVKFVGLPDTPTSVGLVTGTGTVCARTESNPAIVSDPTPTLTATAQTKSGGESGAQLRIAFDLDQKNTDGTWADTTAGNGDVRPSTGFVGDGVKQSISWSTLAEGKLYRYRSWVRSYYDDDTNYLAGPSNASTTGWCFFKVDPTAPKAPTIKFGSPYSLCTTNACVAAGGPGVKGTWSFAPATGDTNNVSYQYTLSSWNTWPTVSGSAPSVSITPDASGTYTLFVRALDNVGRYGAWSAVDFLVAAGSGPVAKYHFDEASGVAADSATAGSTRRPATLGTGAVRNDRGRRGLITNDAAGVPLDTPVTDKGMALDGTAGYASTTGPVLETRSSYTVSAWVWVDPSSTKTVSVLSQTPSTASPWAQKYSPFVISYGGKWSLRVFSTEGTWSREAASPVSSPKGVWTHVAGVYDSAAKKAYLYVNGKQMASVDSGTPWAAEGSTEIGRLMYADSYVDYFKGSIDEVSVWQRALTPKEVGDESKLLTSESYAGLELVGDWQPAQGSGTTIADTTSGYGKSLTLEGGAALSDGDIVLDGVDDAATVTGPLVDGTGAFTVTTTVALDGAKLATKAVGYSGGVLSQQSTDGLSWGFWYQLTGKDTVLDDITLEERTVPVGKWHFGSLNADGTFSSVVSDEVAALDSPVRLTGAYDAVAGTISLYMGHNQNGDAMAFTAAIGSGAFAVGKGYANSAWSHYLPARIGEVRLFAGAVAGSDQIDTYIGD from the coding sequence ATGAGCGCCCAGGCGGTTGCGGACGAACAGGGTCCCAGCCTCTCCGCAGGGCAGCGAGCGCTGGCCGAGGCGGAGGAGTCCGGTCGGCGGGTAGAGGTGGTCACCGAGCGTACGGAACGCACGTCGGTCTTCGCTAATCCCGACGGGTTCTCCTTCACCCTGGAGGAGTCGTCGATTCCGGTGCGGGTGATGAAGCCGGGCGGGGGTTGGCAGCAGCCGAACGCGACCCTGGAGCGACGCGATGACGGCTCTGTCGGCCCGAAGGCCGCTGCGGTACGCATCAACTTCTCCGGCGGCGGCAGCAGCGACCCGCTGGTCTCGATCGCTGAGCGTGGAAGGTCACTCGCGCTGGACTGGCCCGGGAGACTGCCCACGCCCGAGCTGAACGGTTCAAGCGCGGTGTACCGGGAGGTGCTGCCGGGTGTGGACCTCAAGGTGACGGCGACCGTCGAAGGCTTCCAGCACGTCTTGGTCGTCAAGACGCCCCACGCCGCCGCGAACAAGAAACTGAAGCAGCTCACGTTCGGCGTGCACAGTACCGGGCTGACGGTCCGCAAGACCCCCACTGGAGCTCTTGCGGCGGTCGACGCGGCCGGACAGACCGTCTTCCGTGCACCCACCGCACAGATGTGGAACTCAGCCGGCCGCGCAGCCGAGGCCGAGCACCTCACGACCGAAAAGTCTACGGCCTCTGCCGAGTCGGCGACACCGGCGGACCCCGCGGAGACGGCCCCCTCGGGGTCCGGTCTGGAGCCTGGCCAGGGCGACAAGGTGGCCCGGATGGAGGTGCGGGTGTCCGACAACACGCTCTCGGTGGTACCGGATGCCAGGCTTCTCTCCAGCACCGCAACATCGGACTTCCCCCTCTTCATCGACCCGACCGTGACCTGGGGTGAGTCGGAGCGCACGCTGCTGCGCAGCGACGGCTACGAGTCCTACGGCTGGGGCAACGGCGACGACGATCTGGGTAAGGGGGCCGGCCACTGCGGTACCTGGAGCGGGTACTACTGCGGGCCGGGTTACACACAGCGGCTCTATTTCGAGTTCTCGCCGGCCAGCCTGAAGGGCAAGCAGGTACTGGACGCCACTTTCCGGGTCACCGAGCCCTGGGCGTTCCAGTGCGACCCGCGCTGGGTCGACCTCGTCCGTACGAACAACATCTCGTCCTCCACCACCTGGTCCTCGCGTCCTTCGGAGCTGGACTGGATGGGTGACCGTTATGTCTCGGCAGGCCGCGGCTCACTGTGCGATCCGGACTCTCCCGACGCCCCGATCGAATACAACGACAATCCGGAGGAGACGAACGAGAACCTCACGCCGACGGTGAAGAGCTTCGCCGCGGGTAAGTTCTCCCGTCTGACGCTGGAGATCAGGGCCCACGACGAGTCGGACACCGCCGCGTGGAAGCGCTTCCGCAACGATGCCGTGCTGGCTGTGAAGTTCGTCGGTCTGCCCGACACCCCGACCTCGGTAGGACTGGTGACCGGCACTGGAACGGTGTGCGCCAGGACGGAGTCCAACCCGGCGATCGTCTCCGACCCGACACCAACACTGACCGCGACCGCGCAGACCAAGTCGGGTGGTGAGAGCGGCGCACAGCTCCGGATCGCTTTTGACCTCGACCAGAAGAACACCGACGGCACCTGGGCTGACACAACAGCCGGCAATGGAGATGTGCGGCCCTCCACAGGTTTCGTCGGGGACGGGGTGAAACAGTCGATCTCCTGGTCGACGCTGGCCGAAGGCAAGCTCTACCGCTACCGGTCATGGGTGCGCTCGTACTACGACGATGACACCAACTATCTCGCCGGCCCCTCGAACGCCTCGACGACGGGCTGGTGCTTCTTCAAGGTCGACCCAACCGCGCCGAAGGCGCCGACGATCAAATTCGGCAGCCCGTACAGCCTGTGCACCACCAACGCGTGTGTGGCAGCCGGCGGTCCGGGCGTGAAGGGGACCTGGTCCTTCGCCCCTGCCACGGGTGACACCAACAACGTGTCCTACCAGTACACGCTGTCGTCCTGGAACACCTGGCCCACGGTAAGCGGCTCAGCCCCTTCGGTGTCCATCACCCCGGACGCCTCCGGCACCTACACGTTGTTCGTGCGCGCCTTGGACAACGTCGGCCGCTACGGTGCATGGAGCGCGGTGGACTTCCTCGTCGCCGCAGGCTCGGGCCCGGTAGCCAAGTACCACTTCGACGAGGCCAGTGGTGTGGCGGCCGACTCGGCCACGGCCGGATCGACCCGACGCCCTGCGACCCTCGGTACCGGAGCGGTCCGCAACGACCGCGGCCGCCGCGGTCTCATCACCAACGACGCTGCCGGGGTGCCGCTAGACACCCCGGTCACCGACAAGGGGATGGCGCTGGACGGGACTGCCGGTTATGCGTCCACGACAGGACCAGTGCTGGAGACCAGGTCCTCGTATACGGTCTCGGCCTGGGTCTGGGTCGATCCGTCCTCGACGAAGACAGTGTCGGTCCTCAGCCAGACTCCGTCCACGGCCAGTCCTTGGGCCCAGAAGTACAGCCCGTTCGTCATCTCTTACGGCGGCAAGTGGAGCCTGCGGGTGTTCTCCACAGAAGGCACCTGGTCGCGGGAGGCCGCATCGCCGGTCTCTTCGCCCAAGGGAGTCTGGACGCATGTGGCGGGTGTGTACGACTCGGCAGCCAAAAAGGCCTACCTGTATGTCAACGGTAAGCAGATGGCGTCGGTCGATTCCGGTACCCCCTGGGCCGCCGAGGGCAGCACGGAGATCGGGCGGCTGATGTACGCCGACAGCTACGTGGACTATTTCAAGGGCTCCATCGATGAAGTGAGCGTATGGCAGCGCGCTCTGACGCCCAAAGAGGTGGGCGACGAATCGAAGCTCCTGACGTCCGAGAGCTATGCGGGTCTCGAGCTCGTCGGTGACTGGCAGCCCGCGCAGGGCAGCGGCACCACGATCGCGGACACCACATCAGGCTATGGCAAGAGCCTGACGCTGGAAGGCGGGGCCGCGCTCAGCGACGGTGACATCGTCCTGGACGGTGTCGACGACGCCGCGACGGTCACCGGTCCGCTGGTGGACGGCACCGGAGCGTTCACCGTGACGACAACCGTGGCGCTGGACGGCGCGAAGCTGGCGACGAAGGCCGTCGGATACTCCGGTGGTGTGCTCAGCCAGCAGAGCACCGATGGACTGTCCTGGGGATTCTGGTACCAGCTGACAGGCAAGGACACCGTGCTCGACGACATCACCCTCGAAGAGCGCACGGTCCCGGTCGGGAAATGGCATTTCGGCAGCCTCAACGCGGACGGAACATTCAGTTCCGTGGTCTCCGACGAGGTTGCCGCCCTCGACAGCCCGGTGCGGCTGACCGGCGCCTACGACGCGGTGGCCGGGACCATCAGTCTCTACATGGGCCACAACCAGAACGGTGACGCGATGGCGTTCACCGCGGCCATCGGTTCGGGCGCCTTCGCCGTCGGCAAGGGCTACGCGAACTCGGCCTGGAGTCACTATCTTCCGGCCCGGATAGGTGAGGTGCGCCTCTTCGCCGGTGCAGTCGCCGGCTCGGACCAGATCGACACGTACATCGGGGACTGA
- a CDS encoding MEDS domain-containing protein codes for MITDDSRERQVHDVGQGDHLCLAFVDDAEQRRVVTSYVSAGLARGERVLYFADRNAPATVLGWLRTAGLEPDRAVARGQLQVDTVEDSYLATGRFDPETMVNTLRRHVSDSLAAGYAGLRISGEMSWSLRDVPGAEHVHEYETEINAVFAGNRASAICQYDARRFAPSELDAFDRIHPATVELSPLYQDSILSIVPAFRRGERALRLIGSVDYRGTGHLTAALEQALHWSGDVWADMSALEFIDLAGLRALVHTAEQLPNGRRLRIVHLAPMLAKVISTVGWDEHPALVIDTQGVSA; via the coding sequence GTGATCACGGATGACAGCAGGGAGCGCCAGGTCCACGATGTGGGGCAGGGCGACCACCTGTGTCTGGCGTTCGTCGATGACGCAGAACAACGCCGAGTGGTCACCTCTTACGTTTCTGCCGGTCTGGCACGCGGCGAGCGAGTGCTGTACTTCGCTGACCGCAACGCCCCAGCGACGGTACTGGGCTGGCTGAGGACCGCGGGACTGGAACCCGATCGCGCTGTCGCCAGGGGGCAGTTGCAGGTGGACACGGTCGAGGACAGTTATCTGGCGACGGGGCGATTCGACCCTGAGACGATGGTCAACACGCTGCGGCGACACGTTTCCGACAGTCTCGCGGCCGGCTACGCGGGCCTGCGCATCAGCGGCGAGATGAGCTGGTCCCTGCGTGACGTTCCGGGCGCGGAGCATGTGCACGAGTACGAAACCGAGATCAACGCGGTGTTCGCAGGAAACCGGGCATCGGCGATCTGCCAGTATGACGCCCGCCGGTTTGCGCCCTCTGAGCTGGATGCCTTCGACCGAATCCACCCCGCAACGGTGGAACTCAGTCCCCTGTACCAGGACAGCATACTGAGCATTGTCCCGGCCTTCAGAAGGGGCGAGCGGGCACTGCGGCTGATCGGCAGTGTGGACTACCGCGGCACCGGCCACCTCACCGCAGCCCTGGAGCAGGCCCTGCACTGGTCGGGCGACGTGTGGGCGGACATGAGCGCCCTGGAATTCATCGACCTGGCTGGCCTGCGCGCCCTGGTGCACACCGCCGAGCAATTGCCCAACGGACGACGGCTGCGCATCGTGCACCTCGCACCGATGCTGGCCAAGGTGATCAGCACCGTCGGCTGGGACGAGCATCCCGCGCTGGTCATCGACACCCAGGGGGTGTCGGCATGA
- a CDS encoding glycine-rich domain-containing protein: MITIPGARRRFGPRSTCRTRVGIVGLMAMAGVLQSFATAAPAHALETRTYSTPGSYTITLPSDVTYVAVSLTGGGGGIGSGPAFGDGTVQPGGGGGGGGANSSCVLTVKPGDGITITVAAGGAGGAASGLDRDGAPGGNSAVTVNNTAGGSAAQSGAGGHHSGNAFPGTQGAGGDRGMSWCVGSFSNLYTGQAGAAANADTRAGGTGGAPGAVPPSSCGAGAGSGGAGGSGSANGLAHQHTESLPGANGCVVLTY, encoded by the coding sequence ATGATCACCATCCCTGGCGCGCGGCGCCGGTTCGGCCCTCGCTCCACCTGCCGTACGCGAGTGGGGATCGTGGGCCTCATGGCGATGGCCGGGGTACTGCAGTCCTTCGCCACGGCCGCTCCCGCCCACGCCCTTGAGACGCGGACCTACAGCACGCCGGGAAGCTACACCATTACGCTGCCCAGCGACGTGACTTATGTCGCGGTGAGCCTGACCGGCGGGGGCGGCGGGATCGGATCCGGCCCCGCGTTCGGGGACGGCACGGTCCAGCCAGGCGGCGGAGGCGGAGGCGGGGGAGCGAATTCCTCCTGCGTCCTGACCGTCAAGCCCGGCGACGGGATCACCATCACCGTCGCCGCGGGCGGCGCCGGCGGGGCGGCCAGTGGCCTCGACCGAGACGGCGCGCCCGGTGGGAACTCGGCCGTCACGGTCAACAACACGGCTGGCGGATCCGCTGCGCAGAGCGGTGCCGGCGGGCACCACAGTGGGAACGCCTTTCCCGGCACCCAAGGCGCGGGAGGCGATCGCGGAATGAGCTGGTGCGTCGGCAGCTTCTCCAACCTTTACACGGGCCAGGCAGGCGCCGCAGCGAATGCCGATACCCGCGCGGGAGGCACCGGCGGCGCACCCGGGGCCGTTCCGCCCAGCAGCTGCGGAGCCGGAGCGGGCAGCGGCGGAGCGGGCGGATCGGGCTCCGCAAATGGCCTTGCCCACCAGCACACCGAAAGCCTCCCCGGCGCGAACGGTTGCGTCGTCCTGACCTACTGA